CATCCATGTCGTTCTCCCTAATCAAACTGCTTCATACTACGGCTCAAATTATAATACGATCAGTTTTACGATCAATATCACCTTTGTAAGACTACGTTGTGAGTGAAGGGCTATTTTGTAGGACATTGACCATTATTGCCCTGTTTGTAACGAGCGCTTGCACCCTGTATTCGGAGCTGTCATCGTGCTTCGATAATTGCATGTTAATCAGGAGTTATTCCGCGTGAGATTTTCCCCGGTAATTATGTTGTCTCGACCACTGTGGTTGGCGGCTTTGCTAATCGCCTTTAATGTGCAGGCGTCACCGATTGCCGATCTGTTTGCGAAGGTGGATCCGAGTGTCGTGACCATCCGCATCAGTGAGCAGGTAATCGATCCCAAGAAAAGCAATGCAATGCGCTCAAGCAGTGGTTTGGGTACCGGGATAGTGATCTCCAAAGATGGATTGATCATGACGGCGAACCATGTGGTGGAGTTGGCCGATGCGGTTGTCGTTGAGTTTTCTTCTGGAGAACTGATCAGTGCCAAAGTGAAGTCAGCGGATGCGTCAACGGATGTGGCCTTGTTAAAGCTGGATTCTCTACCCAAAAAGCTCTCGGTGGCCAAGCTGGGAGATTCAGACAAGGTGCGTGTCGGCGAGCAGATTTTTGTTATCGGTTCCCCTTATGGGGTCAAACACACGCTTTCGGTAGGGTATGTGACCGGCCGCCGTGAGGTTGGGCGGGTTCGCGGCCAGTTAACCCCGGTCGAATTCTTACAGACCGATGCGGCTATTAATCAGGGCAATTCCGGTGGCCCCATGTTTAACCTGAAAGGTGAAGTGATTGGCATTGTCAGCCATATTCGCACGCGCTCCGGCGGTAACGAGGGTTTGGGGTTTGCCTCTACCATTAATTTGGCCAAACGCATGCTGCTCGATGAAAAAAGCTTTTGGGCGGGTGTCGAGGTGATGGTAATGGGGCCAGCAGAGGCCAAAGCACTTAACGTGCCACAGGACTTCGGTTTGCTGGTGCAGCGGGTGGCGAAGAATTCTCCGGCGTATTTTCTGGGCCTGAGGCCAGGCACCTTGCCGATCAAATATGGTAACGACAGTCTGGTATTGGGGGGCGATATCATCATTGGTATCATGGGGATTCAGCTGACCGATGAATTGCTCGATGCTGCTGATTCTCCCATCCGCAAACGGGTCGCTCAGCTCAAGAAAGGTGACCGGATTGAGATGACGGTGTTCCGTGAAGGTGAAGTCATCAAACTCTTTACTACTCGATAGCAGGTAACGCTTGTACAAGCTGGCCGTTTTCGTTCCACCCAGTCACCTTGAAAGCCTCAAGGAGGCGCTGTTTGCTGCCGGTGCGGGCCGCATCGGCAACTATGGCCGGTGCGCCTGGCAAACTCTGGGTGAGGGACAGTTTATGGCCCTTGAAGGAGCGGACCCTTTTATTGGTGATGTCGGCGAATTAGAGCGGGTCAGCGAGTACAAGGTAGAGATGGTGTGCACCGATGAACTTATTCGCACCGTTGTGAAGGTTTTGAAGCAAGCTCACCCCTATGAAACGCCAGCCTATGAGGTTTGGCGAATCGAAGATTTATAATGTGAACGTCTAGCAAAGTATCGCTAATTGGCTCGTACGGGGCGAAGCAGGGCTTCAGAGCGAACCGGAAAATGGCCGGCCTGGCGGTCGGCAAAATAATATCTGAGAGTGCGTCCGATGGTTGGGAAGGCTAGCTCGTCCCAGGGAATCTCTGCTTCCGGAAGCAATTGAGTCATCAGGCTTTCGCTGCCTGGAGCAAAGTGCTCGGTGGTCATATCGGCCAGATAAAAGAGATGAACCTGATCGATATGGGGCAAGCTAAACAAGGTGTAGAGCCTCAGGTTCTCAACCTGGGCGCAGGCTTCCTCTTCGGTTTCCCGGGCTGCGCCTTCTTCGCAGCTTTCACCGTTCTCCATAAACCCGGCGGGTAGGGTCCAGTAGCCGTAGCGCGGTTCTATGGCGCGTTTGCAAAGCAGAATGCGGTTATCGTAAACCGGAATGCAGCCGGCGACGATCTTGGGGTTTTGATAATGAATCATGTCGCATCGGGTGCAGATGTAACGGGGACGATTGTCTCCTTCGGGAATGTTTAGCCCTACTGTGGCGCCGCAATCACTACAAAACTTCATTAACTACCCCCCATTAACGTCGAATGCCGGTCCAGTATAGGGGGCTGGGATAGGAAATGTAACGGCTTTTACGGGGCGCCGGGTGGTGAGGTTTGTAAGGGGTAGATAACGGCTTTTTGTCGTGGTCCCGATGCCGGGTGGCTAATCGCCTGTTTTAATGATTCCAGAGCCTCAAACATCATGCTCGACAGGGTGATACAACGACTGACGGGGTTGGTGCTGTGTCGTGTTTGCATCTCGGCCTGGAATTGTATGCCACGAAGCCGGGGTTGCAGGTGTTGCGGAGCCTCTTGGATGAATTCCTGTATCAACTGACTTTTGAGCTGCTCAAAGCGTTCCGGGTCGTCTTCGGCCAGATGATGGAGTTCATCGAATGATGGTAGGGTTTGCATGTGCCATCCCCCTGTTATGGCGGTGGTAGTAACGATGGTAAAACCCGGATCGCGGTATGTATACGGCTCTGTTTGATCGTTTTGTTATTAGTTAATCCAATTACCACCCGTCCAAGTGCATAAAGCGTTAAGGCTTGTGGTTCACGTCATTGCAGTCTGGTGGCCATCTGGCAATAATGGTTGACAGCTAAATTAGATCCCGAGGGAGGGGTCAGGTGCTGGGTTGCCAGCCTTAAGTCATGATTAATCAACTCAAAAGCCGTTTACGACAACACCAGCCCCGTCAGTTGATTGGTGCCTCGGAGGCACGCGATTTGCCCGAGGCCGGGGTGCTGATTCCGTTGCGCGAGCGTGCAGGAGAAGTTGAGCTGGTGCTGACCCTGAGATCTGAACAACTTTCGACTCACAGTGGCGAAGTGGCTTTTCCTGGTGGCAAAAGGGATCTGGAAGATCGGGATCTGTGGCATACCGCGCTGAGGGAAAGCCATGAGGAGATCGGCCTGGATCCCTCTACGGTAACTCGACTGGCAGAGATGGGCCCTCTGGTTTCCCGCTTTGGTATCAAGGTCACGCCTTTTGTTGGCATTATTCCAGCCGATGCACAGCTGGAGGCGAATCTGGATGAACTGGACTGTATTTTTTCGGTACCTTTATCGTTCTTTCTGGAGGATAAACGGCTTCGTACCGATTCCATCCGCTTCCAGCAAAAAACCTATTATGTTCCCGCGTATGAGTACGATGGCTACCAAATTTGGGGGCTGACAGCGGTGATGCTGGTCGAGTTGCTTAATGTTGCGCTCGATGCGGGTATTCCCCTGCATGCCCCACAGTTCAGCACTGAAAACCTGAATCGCTAGCCTTCAGGTATCGATTGTCTATGTCCGCCAGTTTATTAATGCTGAGTCATCCTGAAGCGGTTAGGCATCGAATAACCCCTTTCCTCCACTTATCCAGAATCTGTAATCAGGAGAATACCTATGATCTACCAATTGGGAGATCGGCAGTTAGAAACTGCTACCCAGGATTTTTACATCGCCGAGAGCGCCTCTGTGATTGGCTCGGTTCGCCTGGAGGCGAATGCCAGTGTGTGGTTTAACGCGGTGATTCGTGGTGATAATGAGCTGATCACCATCGGTGAAAACAGCAATGTCCAGGACGGTTCGGTATTGCATACTGATCCTGGCTTTCCCTTGACTCTGGGGGCGAATGTCACCGTTGGTCACAAGGTGATGTTGCATGGTTGCGATGTCGGTGATGGGTCCTTGATTGGAATCAATGCTGTGGTTTTGAATGGGGCTAAGATTGGCCGTAACTGTATTATTGGTGCCAATGCCCTGGTTCCGGAAGGCAAGGAGATCCCGGATGGTTCTGTTGTGATGGGATCGCCAGGCAAGGTGGTTAAGCAGCTGAGCGAGAGTCAGCAATTGATGCTGGCAGCGGGTGCCCAGCATTACGTGGCCAACAGCAAGCGTTATCGACAAGAGCTTCGTCCCGATCCCCGCTTTATACAAGGGCAATCGGAATGACGACTCGGCCAGTGGCATCCCCCTGTGTCAGTATTTGTGCGCTGGATGAGGATGATATCTGTGTGGGCTGTTATCGCTCTGATCAGGAGATTATGCAGTGGCGGGAGATGGACGATGACCAGCGCCGGCAGGTTATCGATGCAGCTAATCAACGAGCAGCGTCTATGGGACGGGGGTTAGGTGAGCGTTAAGTGGTATCGGCTGGGTTGGTATATAGGCTTGTTGCTGTCTCCCGTGTTGATTCTGCAAGGGCTGTGGATACGCCACCGTACGGAACGCCTGCCCGACGCCGAGGGCGCCCCTGAAGGCTGTGAAGGTGAATCAGAGCATCCGGTGTTGCGTCTACATCTACTGGGTGAGTCACCCGTTGCCGGCGTCGGCGTGGAATCCCGGCGACAGGGGTTGGCTTGCCAGACGGCCAGGGCCCTGATTGGCGAGCTGGATGCGCAGGTGCACTGGTCTGAGATGGGGGAAACGGGCAGCAACGCCCGGCAGTGGGCTCAGCGAGTTGCTGGCGATAAGGTTCTGCATGCGTGCAAGTTTGACGCGGTGGTAGTGGTCTTGGGGGTCAACGACACCAAGGGGCTGGTTTCTCTTCGTCGATGGCGTTTACAGCTTGAAGCTCTGATCGAAAATCTTGAGCTGAATGCCGATATTGTGGTTTTTTCGGCGGTGCCGGAAATGGGTCGGTTTACGGCCTTGGCGCCTCCGTTGAAGTGGTGGTTGGGTTGTCGTGCACGAATGCTGGATGATGAACTGATGCGAGTGGTTGAGCACCAAAACAATCAGATCGCCGGGATGCATATCAGCCGGCTCAATCCGGGGCTGGAATTAACGCCAGAGATGCTGGCCAGGGATGGTTTTCATCCTTCACAAGAGGGGTATTCCCATTGGGGGGGAGCACTGGCTAAACATATCGCTTCGCTGATGGTACAACCCAGGGAAGGTCTTCGACAGCACGCCCGATAGGGGCGCGCATCGGTTAACGTTATCGGATAGAATCCTGCACAGCTTGTCAGGGTTTTTCTCAATTAGGGTGGACTAGAGATCAATGGTTGTCTTTTGGTTAGTTACAGTTGTGATGGTTGTGGTGGCGTTGTCGTTTGTGCTGGTGCCTTTGTTGCGGTCTAAAAAAACCGAAACCGGCGCGCTGGATGAAGCAGCGGTTAACGTGACGGTCTATCGAGAGCGCCTTGCTGAGCTCGAAGCCGAGCATGCCGAAGGTAAAATTGATCAGGCCGAATTTGCTAAGTTGCAGTTGGAGCAGCAGCGTGCTCTGCTCGAAGATGCTTCTATGGCAAGCGAGAAAAAAGCCCTTTACGAAGGCAAGCGATGGCTATTGCCTGCCGTGTTGCTGGTACTGCTTCCAATCAGCAGCTACGGGCTCTATTTCCAGTTGGGGGCCAGCGCCCTGTTGACGGCGCAACCGGCCAATGAAGCTGACAACCCTCATGCTGCCGGAGGCATGGTTGAGATGCTGGCCAGCTTGAAGGAGGAGCTTAAGGCGAACCCTGATAACTCCCAAGGCTGGTTTACCCTGGGCCGTATCTATCTCTCCATTGGGCGATATGAGGAAGCGGTAACAGCGTTTGACAGGGTCACCGAGATCCTGGGTCAGGAGCATGCAGAAATTTTGTCCCAGAAAGCCCAGGCACTCTATTTTGGCGCTGGCAATCAAATGACACCAGAAGTTCAGTCGATCATCGATCGAGCGCTGGCTGACGACCCAAATGACCCTCAGCTGAATGGGCTTTTAGGGATGGTTGCCTTTGATCAGGGGCGCTTTGCTCAATCGATTACCTATTGGGAAACCATGCTAGCCAATGCCCGTGAAGGTATGAGTGAGGAAGGTATTCGTCAGGCGATTGAAGTGGCCAGGCAACAACTGGCACAAAGCGGTGGTGAAATGCCTTCACCCGCTGCTGCGGTTTCCAGCCAGCCTCAAACGTCATCGGACGCTGGGTTGTTGGGTGGCAAGCCCGTCAAGGTGTTGGTGGAGCTGGATACGGCTTTGGTCTCAGAGGTCTCTGCCGGGGAAACGGTATTTGTTGCGCTTAAGCGAGCGGGTGGACCGCCGATGCCCATAGCGGCTGTCAAATTCAGCGCTAGGGAGTTGCCTGCCCTGATTACTCTGGATGATAGCAATCTGTTGGGACAGGCCCCGGATATTGCGGCGGATGTTCCTCTGGTGTTAGTGGCAACCCTGTCCAAGTCAGGCACGGCAGGGGCCAAATCGGGTGATTCCAGAGGGATGTCTGCGCCCATGACACTTGGTGATATGGGGGAGAAGGTTATCCCGGTTAATATCGGTACCCTGATCCCTTGACCCCACGAGGCAATGCTGCTCAGTAACCGCAGTTGAGCTATCGGATGGGGGACTCTGACGATAATTCATAAAAAAAGGCCACCAATGAAGGTGGCCTTTTTGACACTGTAATCTATGACTACAGTATGCTTGCTATAGCGTGATTACTTACTCATGTACTCAATCGCAGCCTTATAGTCGTCATCGGAGCAATCGGCACACATAGCACCGGCAGGCATCGCATTTTTACCGTTCTTGACGCTGGCTAGCAAAGCGTCCATACCCAATGCAAGGCGGGGCTCCCAGGCGGCGGCGTCGTTTGCTTTAGGTGCACCGGCTACTCCAGCGGCGTGGCATACTTTGCAGGCTTTTTCGTATACGGCTTTGCCATCAGCAGCAAATACAGAGGCGGATAGCAGCAGAGCTGCAGCACTAGCAATTACTTTTTTCATCAGTTCTACCTTCTTGGTTTTAGTTTTGGCCATAAAGAACGTTGGCAGCTTACTATAGCAGCTAAAGGCTGTGGCTACCCCATCAAGCTTTTTTAGTTCACCATCGTTTGATTAGCATCAATATTGGACCATAGTCGATTATTTTTCTAGTTCAGAAGGGTGACATACTCCCCAAGAAGCGGTTTTAAAGCGGGCTCATATAAGGTTGCCGAGCCAATGACTGGGATGTGTTTTTGTTCAAGAGACTGATTAAAAGAGCGAAAAAGAAAGCCAGAAATAGCTGGCTAACGTATAAACGGTTGGCTATGAAGGGTCTTAACCAATTTCATCAAGTAAATACAGGCAGGAGTCCCCGGACATGTTGTCACGCCTTATGAGTATATTGAATGTAAGGTTTCATATCGCTGATCTGGTGAGAGCCAGTCACCATTCTGATGATTTTAAATGTACGCGTGCTGGCTATATAGCGCGACGTTTGAAACTGTTCAGCTATGCCTTTGCGGGTCTTTGCGCGCTTTGGATACCGTTCGATCTTGTCGCTTTATCAGAGCCCCATGTCTTTCCAATCGTGGCCTCTCGCATTGGCCTGGTTGTGTTCTTGCTGGGTATTGGCAGTTTTAGTACTAAATGGGAAGCCCCGTATGGGATTCACTTTTTGTTAGCTTCGTTTGTGTTGCTGCTGTGTGGCTTTTATCTGTTTTCGAGGGCGGTGCTGGGCGCGGATTCTGCCGGGGTGGTGGCCAGCTACTCGCTGTTGCCCTTTGTTTATATTGCGGCATTGGCCATTTTTCCCCTGACCCTTTTGGAGGGGGTGCTATGTTGTTCTGTGGTGGTGGCCTGCCTTTTTCTGGATCTTTGGGCGTCGGATTCCCTGCTTAGTTCGGGGGCGCTTCTTAGTTTTTGGTTGATCTCCACACTGGTGATGATCACTCTATGGGCGCAAATGGGGTACTTGCACCTGCTAATGCAGTTTTATCGTCAGGCGGCAATGGATTCGCTGACAGGCTTGAGTAACCGCTATGGCCTTATCAGTAGCATGAAGTCCGCTTTATCCCAGGCTGAGTCCGGGCAGGATTTTGCGATTCTCATGTTCGATATCGATGGTTGTAAGCGTATCAATCGCACCTACGGACAATATATCGGAGATAAGGTGCTGAGGTGTTTTGGGGGAATGATGAAAGCTCATCTCCGTGGTGCTGATATTGTAGGGCGATATGCCGGAGACAAGTTTGTAGCCTTGTTGAGAAATGCTAACAAAGAGCAGGCACATAAGTTGGCTGAGCGCTTGCGGTTGGCTTGCGAAAGAGATCCGGTTTATACCCATACGGGCGAATCGGTAGGTTTTACTGTCAATGTCGGCGTTGTAATGGGTGGTCAAGGTGCGGATGTTGAGCAGTTGCTGGAAGCTCTGGATGAGTTGCTTTACTCATCCAAGAATGAAGGCAGCAATCGAGTGGTGTTGCTAGCAGAAGACGGTTGATAGTCTTTTCTGATAACGCTGCCGGCTTTTTCTACTGGACCTTGATCAGCGATGGCTGGGATCAAAATGGTTCAGGTTGGCTGTTTTGATCATGTTGTCTTTAATAAGAACTGTTTCGATACGGTATTCGCCAATGCTTAAGCAAATATTGGTTTCCGGAATGGATTCGAGTCGCTCGACAATCAAGCCGTTGAGTGTTTTTGGCCCATCTACTGGTAACTCCCAGTTCAACGTTTTGTTGATTTCACGGATGGTGGCTGTGCCGTCAATATGAAAACTGCCGTCGCTTCTGGGAGTAATGTCCTGGTTGATGTCGGCTACATCTGTGGTGAATTCTCCGACGATCTCTTCAAGAATATCATCCAGAGTGATCATGCCCTGTACGTCACCGTATTCGTCTACCACGAAACCCAGTCGTTGCTTCTCTTTCTGGAAGTTGAACATTTGAGTGTGCAGTGGTGTGTTTTCGGGTACGAAATAGGGGTCTTTTGCTTCCTGCAGCAGGGCGGCCTTGCTTTGTTCTTCCCGGATTAGAAAGCGGGAGAAATTACGCATGTGCAGCAAACCAATCAGGTTGTTAATGTCACCTTTAAAAATGGGCATGCGGGTATGTTGGCTGGCTCGCAGTTGCTCGACGATTACCGCCAGGTCGTCCTCGATATCGATGCCATTAATTTCGTTGCGGGGAATCATAATGTGATCCACCGACACCTTTTCCAGATCGAGAATATTGAGCAGCATGCCCTGGCGCTTGCGGGGCAGCTTCTGTTTCGATTCATGCACTACGGTACGCAGCTCGTCTGCATTCAGGTGATGCTCGGTGGTTGCTTCGGGATTAACCCCCAGCACTCGCAGCAGGCCGTTGGTGATAATGTTTACCAGCCAGACCGCCGGGTAGAGTAGCCACAATAAAGGGGTTAACAGAATGCTGGCGGGAAAAGCGATGCGTTCAGGGTGCAATGCGGCCAGGGTCTTGGGAGTCACCTCAGCAAAAATCAGGATCACCAGGGTGAGTGCGCCGGTGGCGATGGCGATACCTGCGTCTCCCCAGAGCCGAACAGCAATTACCGTAGCTATCACGGAGGCGAAAATATTAACAAAATTGTTGCCGATCAGAATGATACCGATCAGGCGATCAGGGCGTTCGAGCAACCGACTGGCACGTTGTGCGCCAGAGTGTCCCTTTTGGGCAAGGTGTTTCAGTCGATAGCGATTAAGTGCCATCATTCCGGTTTCAGAACTGGAGAAGAAGGCGGAGCTGAGTATTAATAGGCCCAGGGTGGCAAATAGGTAGCCCAGGGGAATGTCGTTCAAACGGGGAATTCTCTTTCTGTGTCTTGGACAGGCAGTGTAGTGAAAAAAGGCAACTTATTGAAGCAGTAGATCGAGAACGAATTTACTACCGAAATAAGACAGCATCAGCAGGGCAAAACCTGCCAGGGTCCAGCGAGCTGCTGTAAGCCCCCGCCAACCCCGTTGATGGCGCCCCCACAGCAATACGGCATACACAACCCAGGCCACAAGGGAGAGTAATGTCTTATGGGTCAGTTGCTGGGCAAACATGTTGTCGATGTAGATGATCCCGGTAACTAGCGAGAGCGTTAGCAATATCATGCCAACCCATATGAATTCGAACAGCAGGATATCCATGGTTTGCAGAGGTGGGAAGATACGGCCAAGACCACGAGGGTGTTTGGTTTTAATCCTGTGTTCCTGGTAGGCCAATAGCAGCGCCTGAACCGTCGCAATGGTCAACAAGCTGTAGGCTGTAATGGACAGCAATATATGGATGATGGTTGGTGCCTGAGTATTGTTAAGAATCGCTTCAGGTGTTGCTCCCGTTGCAGCCAGCATGACACAGAGGGCAGCAACGGGAATTAACCCGGCGAATAAGCTCTCAACAGGTTTTTTGAGGCTGCTCAGCAAAACAACCAGAACGATGGCCCATGAGACCAGGGAGCCAACATTAAAGAAGCTAAGGTTGATGCCGGCCGGGGTGTGAAGGGTGAAATAGATGCTAAAAGTTTGTGCAGTCGCACCACCCAAAGCCAGCAGTTGCAACAGGGACTTGTTTACCGGGCGAGCCCGTAACAGCGCGGGAACCTGATATACGGTGGCCGCCAGGTAAAGAGTAATAGCGATGATACTGGGGATTATGATGTTCATGGGTGCCCGATGCCTTTTTCAGGTCCGCAAGTGTGGCACAACAGTGGCGGAGGTTGAAGTCGCCAGCAGCAAAAGCAGGCATTGTTCCGGTGTTATTCAGTATTAAAAAGGGCAGAGCTATTATCTGCTGGCGCCAGGATCCTTGTTTTATCGTATGTGTCCGGCCAGATTTTGGTCTCACTGCAGGCTTCGGGTATAATGGCCCGTTATTTTTACCTGTCCACCCTCCCAACGGCCTCGAGGCCGCAACAAGGTAGATCGATGTTTGAGAATCTAACAGACCGCCTTTCCCATACGCTGAAAAATGTAACCGGCAAGGCCAAGCTGACCGAAGACAATATTAAGGAAACGTTGCGCGAAGTGCGTATGGCGCTGCTGGAAGCCGATGTTGCGCTACCGGTAGTCAAAGCCTTCGTCGATCGTATTCGTGAGCGGGCAGTTGGACAGGAAGTTCAGAAGAGCCTGAGCCCGGGTCAGATGTTCGTCAAGATCGTTCAGAGCGAACTGGAAGCGGTCATGGGCGACGCTAATGAAGAGCTTGATCTTGCTGCGCGTCCGCCGGCGGTCATCTTGATGGCGGGTCTTCAGGGTGCGGGTAAGACAACCTCGGTGGCTAAGTTGTCCAAGTGGTTGACCGAGCGTAAAAAGAAGTCCGTGCTGGTGGTTAGTGCCGACGTTTATCGTCCCGCGGCGATCAAGCAGTTGGAAACTCTGGCCAATGAAGTGGGTGTGCATTTCTTCCCTAGCGATGCCAAGCAAAAGCCGTTGGCTATAGCTCAGGGCGCGATTACTGAAGCCCGTAACAAGCATTACGATGTGGTGATTGTTGATACTGCGGGTCGCCTTCATGTCGATGAAGATATGATGGGCGAGATTCGTGAGCTTCATGCGGAAATCACTCCAGTGGAAACCCTGTTCGTGGTCGACGCGATGACCGGCCAGGATGCGGCTAATACCGCCAAAGCGTTCAATGATGCGCTGCCCCTGACAGGCGTAATTTTAACCAAGGCCGATGGTGATGCGCGCGGTGGTGCCGCGCTCTCTGTACGTCATATTACGGGTAAGCCGATTAAATTCCTGGGCATGGGTGAAAAAACCGATGCCCTCGAGCCTTTCCATCCGGACCGGGTGGCTTCGCGTATCCTCGGTATGGGAGACATGCTTTCCCTGATCGAAGAGGCGGAACAAAAGCTCGATAAGAAAAAAGCGGAAACTCTGGCCCGTAAGTTGAAGAAAGGCAAAGGCTTTGACCTGGAAGACTTTCGTGATCAACTGCAGCAAATGAAACAGATGGGTGGCATGGCGTCCATGCTCGATAAAATGCCCGGCATGGGTAATATGGCGGCGATGGCGCAGCAAAAAATGGCCGATGAGAAGCCTTTCGTGCAGATGGAGGCCATTATTAATTCTATGACTCCCCAGGAGCGTCGTTTTCCGGATGTTATCAATGGCTCCAGGAAAAAGCGTATTGCGGCCGGTTCCGGTACTCAAATCCAGGATATTAACCGTCTCATCAAGCAGCATAAGCAGATGCAGAAAATGATGAAAAAGGTTTCCCGTAAGGGCGGTATGGCCAATATGATGCGTGGTCTGGGTGGTATGAAAGGTGGTCCTGGCGGTATGGGTGGCATGGGTGGACCTGGTGGAATGATGCCTCCAGGAGGCCGCTTCCCCGGCATGTAAAGGCCCGTCCAGCCAGCTTGCAGTAGATTTTTCCCGTTTAGGGGGTAAAAAGGGTTTGCATTGCCGGGCTCATCCCGTAAAATGTGCGCCCTTTCAGGGCTCCGGTCCGTGTGTTGTTAGTCGAAGAGGTATGGTGCCTCTTGTTCAACTTTAGGAAATACTGATTCATGGTA
The DNA window shown above is from Aestuariirhabdus haliotis and carries:
- a CDS encoding S1C family serine protease is translated as MRFSPVIMLSRPLWLAALLIAFNVQASPIADLFAKVDPSVVTIRISEQVIDPKKSNAMRSSSGLGTGIVISKDGLIMTANHVVELADAVVVEFSSGELISAKVKSADASTDVALLKLDSLPKKLSVAKLGDSDKVRVGEQIFVIGSPYGVKHTLSVGYVTGRREVGRVRGQLTPVEFLQTDAAINQGNSGGPMFNLKGEVIGIVSHIRTRSGGNEGLGFASTINLAKRMLLDEKSFWAGVEVMVMGPAEAKALNVPQDFGLLVQRVAKNSPAYFLGLRPGTLPIKYGNDSLVLGGDIIIGIMGIQLTDELLDAADSPIRKRVAQLKKGDRIEMTVFREGEVIKLFTTR
- a CDS encoding Nif3-like dinuclear metal center hexameric protein, with protein sequence MYKLAVFVPPSHLESLKEALFAAGAGRIGNYGRCAWQTLGEGQFMALEGADPFIGDVGELERVSEYKVEMVCTDELIRTVVKVLKQAHPYETPAYEVWRIEDL
- a CDS encoding NUDIX hydrolase — translated: MKFCSDCGATVGLNIPEGDNRPRYICTRCDMIHYQNPKIVAGCIPVYDNRILLCKRAIEPRYGYWTLPAGFMENGESCEEGAARETEEEACAQVENLRLYTLFSLPHIDQVHLFYLADMTTEHFAPGSESLMTQLLPEAEIPWDELAFPTIGRTLRYYFADRQAGHFPVRSEALLRPVRAN
- a CDS encoding DUF3135 domain-containing protein, whose amino-acid sequence is MQTLPSFDELHHLAEDDPERFEQLKSQLIQEFIQEAPQHLQPRLRGIQFQAEMQTRHSTNPVSRCITLSSMMFEALESLKQAISHPASGPRQKAVIYPLQTSPPGAP
- a CDS encoding NUDIX hydrolase, whose product is MINQLKSRLRQHQPRQLIGASEARDLPEAGVLIPLRERAGEVELVLTLRSEQLSTHSGEVAFPGGKRDLEDRDLWHTALRESHEEIGLDPSTVTRLAEMGPLVSRFGIKVTPFVGIIPADAQLEANLDELDCIFSVPLSFFLEDKRLRTDSIRFQQKTYYVPAYEYDGYQIWGLTAVMLVELLNVALDAGIPLHAPQFSTENLNR
- a CDS encoding gamma carbonic anhydrase family protein → MIYQLGDRQLETATQDFYIAESASVIGSVRLEANASVWFNAVIRGDNELITIGENSNVQDGSVLHTDPGFPLTLGANVTVGHKVMLHGCDVGDGSLIGINAVVLNGAKIGRNCIIGANALVPEGKEIPDGSVVMGSPGKVVKQLSESQQLMLAAGAQHYVANSKRYRQELRPDPRFIQGQSE
- a CDS encoding DUF1289 domain-containing protein; the encoded protein is MTTRPVASPCVSICALDEDDICVGCYRSDQEIMQWREMDDDQRRQVIDAANQRAASMGRGLGER
- a CDS encoding SGNH/GDSL hydrolase family protein; the encoded protein is MSVKWYRLGWYIGLLLSPVLILQGLWIRHRTERLPDAEGAPEGCEGESEHPVLRLHLLGESPVAGVGVESRRQGLACQTARALIGELDAQVHWSEMGETGSNARQWAQRVAGDKVLHACKFDAVVVVLGVNDTKGLVSLRRWRLQLEALIENLELNADIVVFSAVPEMGRFTALAPPLKWWLGCRARMLDDELMRVVEHQNNQIAGMHISRLNPGLELTPEMLARDGFHPSQEGYSHWGGALAKHIASLMVQPREGLRQHAR
- the ccmI gene encoding c-type cytochrome biogenesis protein CcmI, coding for MVVFWLVTVVMVVVALSFVLVPLLRSKKTETGALDEAAVNVTVYRERLAELEAEHAEGKIDQAEFAKLQLEQQRALLEDASMASEKKALYEGKRWLLPAVLLVLLPISSYGLYFQLGASALLTAQPANEADNPHAAGGMVEMLASLKEELKANPDNSQGWFTLGRIYLSIGRYEEAVTAFDRVTEILGQEHAEILSQKAQALYFGAGNQMTPEVQSIIDRALADDPNDPQLNGLLGMVAFDQGRFAQSITYWETMLANAREGMSEEGIRQAIEVARQQLAQSGGEMPSPAAAVSSQPQTSSDAGLLGGKPVKVLVELDTALVSEVSAGETVFVALKRAGGPPMPIAAVKFSARELPALITLDDSNLLGQAPDIAADVPLVLVATLSKSGTAGAKSGDSRGMSAPMTLGDMGEKVIPVNIGTLIP
- a CDS encoding c-type cytochrome, whose product is MKKVIASAAALLLSASVFAADGKAVYEKACKVCHAAGVAGAPKANDAAAWEPRLALGMDALLASVKNGKNAMPAGAMCADCSDDDYKAAIEYMSK
- a CDS encoding GGDEF domain-containing protein, producing MLSRLMSILNVRFHIADLVRASHHSDDFKCTRAGYIARRLKLFSYAFAGLCALWIPFDLVALSEPHVFPIVASRIGLVVFLLGIGSFSTKWEAPYGIHFLLASFVLLLCGFYLFSRAVLGADSAGVVASYSLLPFVYIAALAIFPLTLLEGVLCCSVVVACLFLDLWASDSLLSSGALLSFWLISTLVMITLWAQMGYLHLLMQFYRQAAMDSLTGLSNRYGLISSMKSALSQAESGQDFAILMFDIDGCKRINRTYGQYIGDKVLRCFGGMMKAHLRGADIVGRYAGDKFVALLRNANKEQAHKLAERLRLACERDPVYTHTGESVGFTVNVGVVMGGQGADVEQLLEALDELLYSSKNEGSNRVVLLAEDG
- a CDS encoding HlyC/CorC family transporter; protein product: MNDIPLGYLFATLGLLILSSAFFSSSETGMMALNRYRLKHLAQKGHSGAQRASRLLERPDRLIGIILIGNNFVNIFASVIATVIAVRLWGDAGIAIATGALTLVILIFAEVTPKTLAALHPERIAFPASILLTPLLWLLYPAVWLVNIITNGLLRVLGVNPEATTEHHLNADELRTVVHESKQKLPRKRQGMLLNILDLEKVSVDHIMIPRNEINGIDIEDDLAVIVEQLRASQHTRMPIFKGDINNLIGLLHMRNFSRFLIREEQSKAALLQEAKDPYFVPENTPLHTQMFNFQKEKQRLGFVVDEYGDVQGMITLDDILEEIVGEFTTDVADINQDITPRSDGSFHIDGTATIREINKTLNWELPVDGPKTLNGLIVERLESIPETNICLSIGEYRIETVLIKDNMIKTANLNHFDPSHR